The Cellulosimicrobium cellulans genome contains the following window.
TGGCCGCTGAGGACGCCGTACACGTAGACGGTCCAGTTGGTGACGATGAGGACGGCCGCGACCGCGAGCACACCGAGCGTGCGCGGGGTGCGCAGCGCGGTGACGAACCCGCCGAGCTGGCGCGTCGCGGCGAGGAGCACGAGGCAGAAGAGCAGGCTCCACACGACCCGGTGCGCGATGATCTCGAGCGGCGCCGCGGGCTCCAGGAGCGGGAAGTACAGGGGCATCGCGCCCCACAGGAAGAACGCGCCGGCGCCGAGCAGGAGCCCCCAGCGGTCGGTCGGGGCGGGGACGCCGCGCCCGCCGCCCGACGGCGCGGCCGGGGTGGGCGAGGACGGTGCGCCGGTGGGCGCGGGGCCGGGGTTCCCGGTACCGGGGAGGTGGTCCGGCGCGGGGGAGGGGCGGGTCACCGGACCACTGTACGGACGGACGCGCGGGCGGTCGCCGGGACCCGGATTTCGCACCTGGTCCGACGGGGCTGTATCGTTGGCTCGCCCGCACGGCGGGGCTGCACCATGTGCAGTCCTCTCGGCGAGCGACAACTCCACACGGCAGGTTGCCCGAGCGGCCAAAGGGATCTGACTGTAAATCAGACGGCTCAGCCTTCGGGGGTTCGAATCCCTCACCTGCCACCGGAGCGACGGGGCGTCACCCACGGGTGGCGCCCCGTCGTCGTCTGCCCGGGGCCGTCGTCGGCGCCAGCACTCCCCGTGCGCGGCACAGCCCGGCGTCGTCGGACGGTGCGCGACGCCGGTGGAGCGGGGCTGGAAGGCCCAGGAACGGCGGAACGGCGCCGATTTCGTTCGACGCCGTGTTCCGTGTAGAGTTTTCCGCGCTGCCCCGATAGCTCAGTCGGCAGAGCGTCTCCATGGTAAGGAGAAGGTCAAGGGTTCGATTCCCTTTCGGGGCTCTGTGGTGACGCGGGGTCGTCTTGCTGGAATACTGGCGAGACGGCCTCGCGTTCAGTCACGCGGCGGGGTAGCTCAGATGGTTAGAGCGCACGACTCATAATCGTGAGGTCGCGGGTTCGATCCCCGCCTCCGCTACCACTTTCGACAACCTCGTACGGCGGCCGGCGTCGTGCGACCTGCACAGCACATGCGCCCTCCGGAGGCGCGAGAGGTGGCTCACTACCGTGGCAAGCAAGAGCGCTGACGTTCGCCCCAAGATCACGCTGGCCTGCGTGGACTGCAAGGAGCGCAACTACATCACGAAGAAGAACCGTCGCAACGACCCGGACCGCCTGGAGCTCGCGAAGTTCTGCCCGCGCTGCGGCAAGCACACCGCGCACCGCGAGACCCGCTGAGCCTCCGGCTCCGCGCCCGCGCACCGCAGTGAGCGTCAACCTGGCCTACGTCGGCCGCGAGTACCCCGCCAACGCGCCGTACTCGGTGGGACGCGAGAAGCTGCGGGAGTTCTCGGGCGCCGTCGGCGCCACCCACCCCGTGCACCACGATCTCGTGGCGGCGCGGGGTGCGGGCTATCCGGACCTCGTCGCACCTCCGACCTTCGCGGTCGTCGTCGCCCAGCGGGCGGAGGGGCAGCTCATCGAGGACCCGGAGGCGGGCATCGACTTCTCGCGCGTCGTCCATGCGGACGAGCGCTTCACGCACCACCGGCCGATCGTCGCGGGCGACGAGCTCGTGACCGTGCTGCACGTGGACTCGATCACCGAGCGAGCCGGCCTCGCCATGGTCACCACGCGCTGCGAGATCGCCGCGCTCCTGCCCGACGGCGGCACCGAGCCGGTCTCGACCGTCACCTCCACCCTCGCCGTCCGCGGGGAGGGCGCATGAGCACCGACGTCACCCGCCCCGTCCTCGCGGACCTCTCCGTCGGCGACGTGATCGGCACACGCACGGTCGAGGTCGACCGCGCTCGCCTCGTCCGCTACGCCGGCGCGAGCGGCGACTTCAACCCGATCCACTGGAACGACGCCTTCGCGGCCGAGGTCGGCCTGCCGGGCGTCATCGCGCACGGCATGTTCACGATGGGCGCGGCCGTCGCGCTGGTCGAGGACTGGGCCGGGGACCCGGGCGCCGTCGTCGACTACCAGACGCGCTTCACCCGCCCCGTGCCGGTGCCGAACCCGGGTGTCGCGACGCTCGAGGTCACCGGGACCGTCGGGGCGGTCGACGCCGACGCCGGCACGGTCCGCGTCGACCTCACGGTCACGTTCGACGGCGCGCGCGTGCTCGGCAAGACGCAGGCGGTCGTCCGCGTCTGATCCGCGGTCGCCCCGGGGCGACCACGCGCTCCTGACGCCACGAGGGCGCCGCACCCGACCGGGTGCGGCGCCCTCGTCGTCGCGCCCCCGGAGTCGGCTCGGCCGCGCGCCGCGACGGCCGCACGAGATTCGACATCGTTCACCACGGCACGCCCTCTTTCGCCATGGGAACGCTCCCACTACCGTAGGTCGCGCCCCTCACGACGTCGAAGGAGACGCTCATGACCCAGCACGGTGGCCTTCCGGCACCCCAGGACCCTCGCGATCTCGACCCCACGCCCGCGCCTCGGCGGGGGCTCGACCGACGCGCCGTCCTCGCGCTCGGCGGGGCGCTCGCGCTCGCCGGGCTCACGGCGACCCCGGCGACAGCAGGACCGGGCGCGACCCTCCCTGCGTCGGCGCGCGCCGTCGGGCCGACGGGCGGTGGCCCGGCACGGGGCCGGACGGCGTCGGTCCAGCGCGCCCACGGCTTCCTCGCCGCGGCGGCCGACGCCTACCCCGACGTCAACCCCGGCCCGCGGCTCGCGCAGTCGTACGCCGACCAGCTCGGCCTGTTCTCCACGGCGTTCGTGTACGACAACGCCCTCGCGATCCTCGCGACGCTCACGGCCGGCCGGCGACACCTCGACCGCGCCCGGGCGCTCGGCGACGGGCTCGTGTTCGCGCTCGAGAACGACCCCGACCACGCCGACGGCCGGCTGCGCCAGGCGTACAACGTCGGGCCCTACACCTTCTACGACGGCACGCCGCAGGAGCACGGGCTGGTGCTGCCCGACGGCACGGCGAACGTCGGGTGGCAGTTCGGCTTCCTCGGGACGGCGGTGGGGGACATGGCGTGGCCGGGCATCGCCCTGCTGCACCTGCACGCGGTGACGCGCGAGCGGCGCTACCGGGACGCCGCGCTGCGGATCGGCGAGTGGATCGTCGCGAACACGTGGTCGCAGGCTCCGCTCGGCGGGTTCTCGTTCGGCGTGGACGGCGCGAACGTCCCGATCCCCAACGGCTCGACGGAGCACAACATCGACTGCGTCGCGTTCTTCCGCCAGCTCGGGTCCGTGACGCGCGACCGGCGCTGGGACCGTGCCGCCGAGCACGCGCGGGCGTTCGTCGACCGCA
Protein-coding sequences here:
- the rpmG gene encoding 50S ribosomal protein L33, with the translated sequence MASKSADVRPKITLACVDCKERNYITKKNRRNDPDRLELAKFCPRCGKHTAHRETR
- a CDS encoding FAS1-like dehydratase domain-containing protein, with amino-acid sequence MSVNLAYVGREYPANAPYSVGREKLREFSGAVGATHPVHHDLVAARGAGYPDLVAPPTFAVVVAQRAEGQLIEDPEAGIDFSRVVHADERFTHHRPIVAGDELVTVLHVDSITERAGLAMVTTRCEIAALLPDGGTEPVSTVTSTLAVRGEGA
- a CDS encoding MaoC family dehydratase, which codes for MSTDVTRPVLADLSVGDVIGTRTVEVDRARLVRYAGASGDFNPIHWNDAFAAEVGLPGVIAHGMFTMGAAVALVEDWAGDPGAVVDYQTRFTRPVPVPNPGVATLEVTGTVGAVDADAGTVRVDLTVTFDGARVLGKTQAVVRV
- a CDS encoding Tat pathway signal sequence domain protein, translated to MTQHGGLPAPQDPRDLDPTPAPRRGLDRRAVLALGGALALAGLTATPATAGPGATLPASARAVGPTGGGPARGRTASVQRAHGFLAAAADAYPDVNPGPRLAQSYADQLGLFSTAFVYDNALAILATLTAGRRHLDRARALGDGLVFALENDPDHADGRLRQAYNVGPYTFYDGTPQEHGLVLPDGTANVGWQFGFLGTAVGDMAWPGIALLHLHAVTRERRYRDAALRIGEWIVANTWSQAPLGGFSFGVDGANVPIPNGSTEHNIDCVAFFRQLGSVTRDRRWDRAAEHARAFVDRMWEPGGGYLYTGTNDGTEINRDPLPLDPQTWGWLALRERGYARALDWADDALAARDVAGEGVSQLPAGTVVEGVTFSSASLTSAASYNGLPVHQQGVWLEGAAQLASALADRGARGRGGRDDRRRGRRGCERDDDRVRAEGLLREVQGVQEGVGAGQTIGGAALPERGGVVAASSLLDSGFGFGYFQVQHVGATSWYLLAAARANPLQPGRLG